The Bacillota bacterium genome includes a window with the following:
- a CDS encoding methyl-accepting chemotaxis protein — MNKMLSKGLTIKSSLSGFMVLLIICLLTLGSFTYIGLQNVNKEIKTIEKKVTINVLQAQNMRYAVAQVQQWLTDASATGETDGLEKAEKYAQEFRGYAEELSVGDSGHAAVVDKIINDFEPYYSVGRKMAGAYINEGREAGNAMMPEFDGLAKELSNQLDEYVTGQIQAMNDAITESQKLMHSLRIALILVLASVSVILVVGCLFLIRKIVPPLTQLRMSMDDINRGEGDLTKRIQVKGKDEIAKVAQSFNGVMENLHDIISKIRDNSSTLTVHSQDLAASSEEVTATMEEVAGITNEVAAVSSQGAEKLEVATEEYEQVEAAARNGNQAVKETVEKINSIAQMSQNNAKAIRNLGQQSDQIGKIINTITVIADQTNLLALNAAIEAARAGEHGRGFSVVAEEVRKLAEQSAGAASEITGLIEKMQVGVGEAVSAIEDGAVEVDQGVQVANNAGVALDDIISAVEKNTGIIRDVAEGVMQVNEGSQQLSASNEQITSTTQQVSSAAQDLTNIVDDLNETISKFKIENTVPGT; from the coding sequence GTGAACAAAATGCTATCAAAGGGTTTAACTATTAAGTCATCACTTAGTGGTTTTATGGTTTTGTTAATAATATGTTTGCTAACATTGGGGTCTTTTACGTACATAGGACTACAAAATGTTAATAAAGAGATTAAGACAATCGAAAAGAAGGTAACGATAAATGTCCTACAGGCGCAAAACATGCGTTATGCAGTAGCTCAGGTGCAGCAGTGGCTTACTGACGCAAGCGCCACGGGAGAAACAGACGGACTTGAAAAAGCAGAGAAATATGCCCAAGAATTTCGTGGTTATGCAGAAGAACTTAGTGTTGGTGACTCTGGTCATGCGGCAGTTGTTGACAAAATTATTAATGATTTCGAGCCTTATTATTCGGTAGGACGTAAAATGGCCGGTGCATATATCAATGAAGGAAGAGAAGCTGGAAATGCAATGATGCCGGAATTTGACGGCTTAGCTAAAGAATTATCCAACCAGCTGGATGAATATGTTACAGGGCAAATCCAGGCCATGAATGACGCAATAACGGAATCCCAAAAGCTCATGCATTCGTTGCGAATTGCTTTAATCTTGGTATTGGCCTCGGTCTCAGTTATTCTGGTGGTGGGATGTTTGTTTTTAATTAGAAAAATTGTTCCACCACTCACACAGCTTCGCATGTCAATGGACGATATCAACCGTGGTGAAGGCGATTTGACGAAACGTATTCAGGTGAAGGGTAAGGATGAAATTGCTAAAGTTGCACAAAGTTTTAACGGGGTGATGGAAAACCTGCACGATATAATCTCCAAGATCAGAGATAATTCTAGTACTTTAACTGTTCATAGTCAGGATTTAGCAGCTTCGAGTGAAGAAGTCACTGCTACAATGGAGGAAGTGGCCGGAATTACAAACGAGGTTGCCGCTGTATCAAGCCAAGGGGCTGAAAAATTGGAAGTGGCCACAGAGGAATACGAGCAGGTGGAAGCAGCTGCACGAAATGGTAATCAAGCGGTAAAAGAGACTGTTGAAAAAATAAATTCCATTGCCCAAATGTCCCAAAATAACGCTAAGGCAATAAGGAACCTTGGTCAGCAGTCGGATCAGATTGGTAAAATAATCAATACCATAACCGTTATCGCTGATCAAACAAACCTTTTAGCGTTAAATGCGGCCATTGAAGCGGCCAGGGCTGGAGAACATGGACGCGGCTTTTCGGTTGTGGCCGAAGAAGTGCGCAAACTAGCTGAACAATCCGCCGGTGCGGCCAGTGAAATTACGGGTTTGATTGAGAAAATGCAAGTTGGTGTTGGTGAAGCTGTGTCTGCCATTGAAGACGGTGCAGTAGAAGTTGATCAAGGTGTGCAGGTTGCCAATAATGCAGGGGTTGCTCTCGATGATATTATCAGTGCTGTTGAGAAAAATACTGGTATAATCAGGGATGTTGCGGAGGGTGTTATGCAGGTTAATGAAGGATCACAACAATTATCCGCATCAAATGAACAAATTACTTCCACGACTCAACAAGTATCCAGTGCAGCACAGGATTTAACAAATATTGTCGATGATTTAAACGAGACCATATCAAAATTCAAAATAGAAAATACAGTACCGGGTACCTAA
- a CDS encoding DUF2339 domain-containing protein: MYDIFSPAIALGLLVLTAVAGGLLSVRQDAFAVAVLSTLGGFMSPFLIGSDSSNTLFLFSYLAILDFVVLYLAFHKNWCFLNFLSFIGTALAYTAYNVGGYSDTYMNQVFLVLYFIIFGALAFLYNVRHKKATTLPDILLMSLNAGFFITATIENLFNYSDMHGLITVLLASVYLVVSLTLHKRGLGDNQLFYSMLGIGLTLVTVAIPLQLDKEWCNIAWAVEALVLVYGGLKNENIWVSRSGVAVLVLASMYQFSLYASKLYPVINSYSISFLLITAGFFFTYYMFNRSNHVDRKIAWPAAVYGVILTLKYISWEVMNVINYFELSFDERFAISLAWVAIAIVLTVFGVIKDNKGFRFISFGIFGIVLCKILLLDLSMLTVALRVMILLIMGAILVGVSFVYQRDEKKVEK, translated from the coding sequence TTGTATGACATTTTTAGCCCGGCTATTGCTTTGGGGCTTTTGGTGCTGACTGCAGTGGCCGGAGGGCTGTTGTCCGTCAGGCAGGATGCCTTTGCAGTGGCTGTGCTTTCAACCCTCGGTGGTTTTATGTCACCTTTCCTTATAGGTAGTGATAGCTCAAACACTCTGTTTCTATTCAGTTATTTAGCTATCCTGGACTTTGTTGTACTGTACCTGGCCTTTCATAAAAACTGGTGCTTTTTAAACTTCCTTTCTTTTATTGGCACAGCATTAGCTTATACAGCCTACAATGTAGGCGGGTATAGCGATACATACATGAATCAGGTATTTTTAGTTCTATACTTTATTATCTTTGGGGCGTTGGCCTTCTTATATAATGTGCGGCACAAAAAGGCTACAACCTTACCCGATATCCTGCTGATGTCACTTAATGCCGGGTTCTTTATTACCGCCACCATTGAAAATCTCTTTAATTATTCCGATATGCACGGTCTGATTACCGTTTTACTTGCATCAGTTTACCTGGTGGTTAGTCTCACGCTCCATAAAAGGGGGTTGGGGGATAACCAGCTTTTTTACTCTATGCTCGGTATTGGGCTCACTCTTGTAACCGTTGCCATACCGCTTCAATTGGACAAGGAGTGGTGTAATATTGCCTGGGCAGTAGAGGCTTTGGTACTGGTTTACGGAGGGCTAAAGAATGAAAACATTTGGGTTTCCAGATCCGGTGTGGCGGTTTTGGTACTGGCTTCTATGTATCAATTTTCGCTTTATGCATCGAAGCTGTATCCCGTTATCAATTCTTATTCCATAAGTTTCCTCTTGATAACTGCCGGCTTTTTCTTTACCTACTACATGTTTAATAGAAGTAATCATGTTGATCGGAAAATAGCATGGCCTGCAGCTGTATACGGAGTCATACTTACATTGAAATATATAAGCTGGGAAGTAATGAATGTTATTAATTATTTTGAACTGAGCTTTGACGAGAGGTTTGCTATTTCACTGGCCTGGGTGGCAATTGCTATAGTCTTAACTGTTTTTGGTGTCATTAAAGATAATAAAGGCTTTAGGTTTATCTCTTTTGGGATTTTTGGCATAGTTTTGTGTAAGATTCTCCTTTTAGATCTATCCATGCTAACTGTGGCACTGCGGGTAATGATTTTACTCATCATGGGCGCTATTTTAGTTGGAGTCTCGTTTGTTTATCAGAGGGACGAAAAGAAGGTGGAAAAATGA
- a CDS encoding DUF2339 domain-containing protein: MEKDTVERLQDLENEVSALRAKVNYLAGKVEDNGINEKTKINADYSNPKDKLNKYKPKKSFPAVDFSVKEGLEQLIGGKVLNRLGIVILLFGTAYFLKYAFDNQWIGEIGRIIIGLVAGMGLMVAGDMLV; this comes from the coding sequence GTGGAGAAAGACACAGTTGAAAGGTTACAAGACTTGGAGAATGAAGTTTCTGCCCTCAGGGCAAAGGTGAACTATCTTGCCGGTAAGGTAGAGGATAATGGAATTAACGAAAAAACTAAAATAAATGCAGACTACTCAAATCCTAAGGACAAGCTGAATAAGTATAAGCCAAAGAAAAGCTTTCCTGCAGTAGATTTCTCTGTCAAGGAAGGACTGGAACAACTCATTGGAGGTAAAGTTCTAAACCGTTTAGGGATAGTAATTTTATTGTTCGGAACTGCTTACTTTTTAAAGTATGCCTTTGATAACCAGTGGATAGGTGAAATAGGAAGAATTATTATTGGCTTGGTAGCCGGTATGGGTTTAATGGTTGCTGGAGATATGTTAGTGTAG
- a CDS encoding discoidin domain-containing protein: MIRKTLVLSFAIMFLVVTPAHADFEKENWQYYKKVEPEKKGFSLIRLDQEVLTRCQNNLNDLRLVSSQGDEVPYKLIQVEPSTMETYPVQIINDVVRENEFSAVTLDMERTARLNNNIMFEITSKDDYLRDVLIEGSNDNQNWDTIIKSKIFRVGNNGQDEVSYPPASYRYIRVKIDCKGKEPLDIKEVKVRFIPKKKNDFNLITAKTISNRQDPETKTSEIIADLGVKGIYVNDISLQVSNDNFDRGIEGYYSYDKKEWHAIGSGRIFNYSWTDYSASQENLPIHERVGRYVKIRIQNQDSPPLNVKGIEVRGRYPALLADLNNENHYLWYGNLVSEFARYDLNRFAHLVDLDDLPEINPGSENINDKYVAKETSKRNLLNIITVAAVIVVGFIILKNLTSKK, encoded by the coding sequence ATGATTAGAAAAACATTGGTTCTCTCTTTCGCCATAATGTTTTTAGTGGTTACACCCGCCCATGCTGACTTTGAAAAGGAAAACTGGCAGTACTATAAAAAAGTTGAGCCGGAGAAGAAGGGGTTTTCTTTAATCAGACTGGATCAAGAGGTGCTAACACGTTGTCAAAATAACTTAAATGACTTAAGACTGGTCTCCTCTCAGGGAGATGAGGTGCCTTACAAACTTATTCAAGTTGAACCTTCCACAATGGAAACCTATCCTGTGCAAATAATTAATGATGTGGTTAGAGAAAATGAATTCTCAGCCGTAACACTCGATATGGAACGGACGGCCAGGCTTAATAACAATATAATGTTTGAAATAACTAGTAAAGATGATTATTTGCGGGATGTTCTCATTGAAGGTAGTAACGATAACCAGAATTGGGATACCATCATCAAATCAAAGATTTTCAGGGTGGGGAATAATGGACAGGACGAGGTGAGTTACCCGCCTGCAAGCTATCGTTATATACGGGTTAAAATTGACTGTAAAGGTAAAGAGCCATTGGATATCAAAGAGGTGAAAGTGAGATTTATTCCGAAAAAAAAGAATGATTTTAACTTAATTACAGCAAAAACAATATCCAACCGGCAGGACCCTGAAACAAAAACCTCTGAAATTATTGCTGACCTGGGCGTAAAAGGAATTTATGTAAATGACATTAGTTTACAGGTAAGCAATGATAATTTTGACAGGGGTATAGAGGGTTATTACAGTTACGACAAAAAAGAATGGCATGCAATTGGCTCAGGGAGGATATTTAACTACAGCTGGACTGATTACAGTGCGTCCCAAGAAAACTTGCCCATTCATGAAAGAGTCGGCCGGTATGTTAAAATACGAATTCAAAATCAGGACAGCCCACCACTTAATGTGAAAGGGATAGAAGTGAGGGGAAGGTATCCTGCACTTTTAGCTGATCTAAACAACGAAAATCATTATCTTTGGTACGGAAATCTCGTCAGTGAGTTTGCACGTTACGATTTGAACCGTTTTGCTCACCTGGTGGATTTGGATGATCTCCCGGAAATAAACCCTGGCAGTGAAAATATTAACGACAAATATGTAGCAAAGGAAACCAGTAAGCGCAATTTACTGAACATTATCACCGTAGCAGCAGTTATTGTTGTCGGTTTTATTATTCTAAAAAACTTAACCTCGAAAAAATAG
- a CDS encoding DNA mismatch repair protein MutS, whose amino-acid sequence MVNSIYETYRFKRASIKEELSGVMKQNSLLVLLRPLFFLAVVGFSMAYSFLSPKPVYLLFSGISVVIFLLMIVRHNRVKANIKYLELLVHINDVAMQRLDGKWLEFPNTGERFINPEHRYSSDLNMFGQGSLFQYLNAATSHAGEERLAHLLEAQTGLDEIKQRQQAIKELSPRLDWRQHFQATGMLDSIRKSGNLEKLLAWAEEKPVFTNKYISSLRFCPVITVVLAFLGHLHLVALIPPYLWVLPLTMQIIIVAFTSKIAHQSFNKTGNTVNEIRCWSALLKCIEPEKFESALLKGLKRKLVQSGDAPSRRIKKLFNIVERMNLRYSSLHPVINIGVLWDLQTLIKLEKWRSGSGRSLRSWIQVIAEFEALSSLAGLAHDHPHWTVPEIKESKPAFKAVALGHPLIKDEVRVGNNVELSEPGIILLITGSNMSGKSTLLRTVGINLILAYAGAPVCAKELSCSCMNVYTSIHINDNLEKNISSFYAELQRIKLIVDAAKFGEPIIFLIDEIFKGTNSKDRILGAQAVLKSLHELAAIGLVSTHDLELSRLEQEIPQIKNYHFTDQISGREITFDYRLKPGVSKSTNAVALMKIIGIKIN is encoded by the coding sequence ATGGTTAACTCAATATATGAGACTTACCGGTTTAAAAGAGCAAGTATTAAAGAAGAACTATCCGGCGTTATGAAGCAAAATAGTTTGCTGGTTCTCTTGCGTCCACTGTTTTTTTTGGCCGTGGTGGGTTTTTCAATGGCTTATTCGTTCCTGTCACCGAAACCTGTTTATCTCCTATTCAGCGGGATTTCAGTGGTCATCTTTCTATTGATGATTGTCAGGCATAATCGAGTTAAAGCAAATATCAAATATTTGGAGTTATTAGTCCATATCAATGATGTTGCCATGCAGCGCCTGGATGGCAAATGGTTGGAGTTTCCCAATACAGGGGAGCGGTTTATAAACCCTGAACATCGTTACTCCTCTGATTTAAACATGTTCGGACAGGGATCATTGTTTCAGTATCTTAATGCCGCCACTTCCCATGCCGGTGAAGAGAGATTAGCTCATTTGCTGGAAGCCCAAACCGGTTTAGATGAAATAAAACAACGACAACAGGCTATAAAGGAACTCAGCCCGCGACTGGACTGGCGCCAGCATTTTCAAGCCACAGGCATGTTGGATAGTATAAGAAAATCCGGTAATTTAGAAAAATTGTTGGCCTGGGCGGAAGAAAAGCCGGTATTTACAAACAAATACATATCTTCACTCCGCTTTTGCCCGGTTATTACCGTGGTTTTGGCCTTTCTCGGGCATCTTCATTTGGTAGCTCTGATACCCCCCTATCTTTGGGTTTTACCCCTTACGATGCAGATAATAATCGTTGCTTTTACATCAAAAATTGCTCATCAAAGCTTTAATAAGACGGGTAATACGGTAAATGAGATACGGTGCTGGTCAGCTCTTTTAAAATGCATAGAACCGGAAAAATTCGAGTCTGCGTTATTAAAGGGCTTAAAAAGAAAACTGGTACAGAGCGGTGATGCTCCATCTCGCCGGATTAAAAAGCTATTTAACATAGTTGAGCGTATGAATCTTCGTTATTCCAGTTTACATCCCGTAATCAACATAGGTGTTTTATGGGATCTACAAACGCTGATTAAACTGGAAAAATGGCGCAGCGGTTCAGGCCGGTCACTGAGATCTTGGATCCAGGTGATTGCAGAATTTGAAGCATTATCCAGCCTGGCCGGTCTGGCCCATGATCATCCCCATTGGACGGTGCCTGAAATAAAAGAGTCTAAACCGGCATTCAAGGCTGTGGCACTGGGACATCCATTGATCAAAGATGAAGTGCGCGTGGGAAATAACGTTGAACTGTCGGAACCAGGTATAATTCTACTTATTACCGGTTCTAATATGTCCGGCAAAAGTACTCTCCTCAGGACAGTAGGGATAAACTTAATTCTTGCTTATGCCGGGGCCCCCGTTTGCGCTAAAGAATTAAGTTGTTCTTGCATGAATGTATATACAAGCATTCATATTAATGATAATTTAGAGAAAAACATTTCAAGTTTCTATGCTGAACTGCAAAGAATTAAGTTGATAGTAGATGCTGCTAAGTTCGGGGAACCAATCATTTTCTTGATCGATGAAATTTTCAAGGGAACTAATTCGAAGGACAGAATTTTAGGCGCTCAAGCAGTCCTAAAAAGTTTACATGAGCTGGCAGCCATCGGGTTAGTATCTACCCATGACCTGGAGCTAAGCCGTTTGGAACAGGAAATCCCTCAGATAAAAAATTATCATTTTACAGATCAAATATCCGGCCGGGAAATAACCTTCGACTATCGCCTGAAGCCCGGGGTTTCCAAATCTACCAATGCTGTCGCTTTAATGAAGATTATTGGTATTAAGATCAATTGA